A stretch of the Amycolatopsis sp. BJA-103 genome encodes the following:
- a CDS encoding isochorismate synthase, protein MTTSTAPATPADLAARYERGDFLLATARHALLASGAAATATDTDPVRLSRALPGLFAGTGAPIAVGVLPFDTSEGTSTPGHLVLPRAVHRASSERGAVPPRTALPQPVKVTSVPEPEAHLAAVRAAVSALSDRDLRKVVLARALDLDFSEAVPVADVVRNLANGNPRHTTYAAQLPGGRTLVGATPELLLSRTGGAVLSRPHAGSMPRSADPAIDKANGEALQASEKDHLEHAVVVESVVEILRPFCRTLDVRGPELVSTPAIWHLSTTVTGELIDQDVTALDLAAALHPTPAVCGTPTGAARSLVGELEPFDRAYYAGAVGWVDAAGDGEWAVGIRCAEIADTSMRLYAGGGIVPASDPRTELDETSAKFRTLLAAMGLEI, encoded by the coding sequence GTGACGACCAGTACCGCACCGGCGACCCCGGCAGACCTGGCCGCCCGCTACGAGCGGGGCGACTTTCTCCTGGCCACGGCCCGGCACGCGCTCCTCGCGAGCGGGGCCGCGGCCACCGCGACCGACACCGATCCGGTGCGGCTGTCCCGGGCACTTCCGGGGTTGTTCGCCGGCACCGGCGCTCCGATCGCGGTCGGCGTGCTGCCCTTCGACACCAGCGAGGGCACGTCGACGCCTGGTCACCTGGTCTTGCCCCGCGCCGTGCACCGCGCGTCGTCCGAACGCGGGGCCGTACCGCCGCGCACCGCGCTGCCGCAGCCGGTCAAGGTCACTTCCGTGCCCGAACCGGAGGCGCATCTGGCCGCCGTCCGCGCGGCCGTCTCGGCGCTGAGCGACCGCGACCTGCGCAAGGTCGTCCTGGCCCGCGCGCTCGATCTCGACTTCTCCGAAGCCGTTCCGGTCGCCGACGTCGTCCGGAACCTGGCGAACGGCAACCCCCGGCACACCACCTACGCCGCGCAGTTGCCCGGCGGGCGCACACTCGTCGGCGCCACCCCCGAACTCCTGCTGTCCCGCACCGGCGGCGCCGTGCTGTCCCGGCCGCATGCCGGGTCGATGCCCCGGTCTGCGGACCCGGCGATCGACAAGGCCAATGGTGAGGCGCTCCAGGCGTCCGAAAAGGACCACCTCGAACACGCCGTGGTGGTGGAGTCCGTCGTCGAGATCCTGCGGCCCTTCTGCCGGACCCTCGACGTCCGCGGCCCCGAGCTGGTCTCGACGCCGGCGATCTGGCACCTCTCGACGACCGTCACCGGTGAACTGATCGACCAGGACGTCACCGCGCTGGACCTCGCCGCCGCGCTGCATCCGACACCCGCGGTCTGCGGCACGCCGACCGGCGCCGCGCGCTCGCTGGTCGGGGAACTCGAGCCGTTCGACCGCGCGTACTACGCGGGCGCCGTCGGCTGGGTCGACGCGGCCGGGGACGGCGAGTGGGCCGTCGGGATCCGGTGCGCGGAGATCGCCGACACCTCCATGCGGCTGTACGCCGGTGGCGGCATCGTCCCCGCTTCCGACCCTCGGACCGAACTCGACGAGACCTCGGCGAAGTTCCGCACCCTGCTGGCCGCCATGGGCCTGGAGATCTGA
- the mihF gene encoding integration host factor, actinobacterial type: protein MALPTLTPEQRADALAKAAEARKARSELLASIKSGKESIDKVLKQAKENKTIGKTKVTQLLKAVPGLGAVKVAALLEQAGIDPDRRAAGLGERQREALLEALK, encoded by the coding sequence TTGGCTCTGCCCACGTTGACTCCGGAGCAGCGCGCCGATGCCCTCGCCAAGGCGGCTGAGGCTCGCAAGGCGCGCTCCGAGCTGCTTGCGTCGATCAAGTCCGGCAAGGAGAGCATCGACAAGGTGCTCAAGCAGGCCAAGGAGAACAAGACCATCGGCAAGACGAAGGTCACGCAGCTGCTGAAGGCCGTGCCCGGCCTGGGCGCGGTCAAGGTCGCCGCTCTGCTGGAGCAGGCCGGGATCGACCCTGACCGGCGTGCAGCCGGTCTGGGTGAGCGGCAGCGCGAGGCCCTCCTCGAGGCGCTGAAGTAA